The following proteins are co-located in the bacterium genome:
- a CDS encoding CPBP family intramembrane metalloprotease translates to MIDGPRTAPTPAKRASLWLLTAAMVLVIGLKSYAPPVAGIPWHAFGWPLLAAGLLLGRRARDPEGTWGKTTVLLAYLVVVLFFTRIDGDTTDGHVLELALKLGVGILVIPALAAKYWLGQPLDYSWFRGRWSLKMWLWLPAGFVLAYVFMWLYFHEWTPTLHLSWPLPLEGDRTEALWRLFWGCNFVGVWDELAFINFVFVLLARHFRFGEANLAQAVFFTSFLHEMAFVGWGPVVIYAFALVQGFTYRRTGSLFYIVILHLMIDSILFYMIANRWYPGWGWHPW, encoded by the coding sequence ATGATTGACGGACCGCGCACCGCCCCGACGCCCGCCAAGCGGGCCAGCCTGTGGTTGCTGACGGCGGCCATGGTGCTGGTCATCGGGCTCAAGTCGTACGCCCCGCCGGTGGCGGGGATCCCCTGGCACGCCTTCGGCTGGCCGCTGCTGGCGGCGGGCCTGCTGCTGGGCCGGCGCGCCCGCGACCCCGAGGGCACCTGGGGCAAGACCACCGTGCTCCTGGCCTACCTCGTGGTGGTGCTCTTCTTCACCCGCATCGACGGCGACACCACCGACGGGCACGTGCTCGAGCTCGCCCTGAAGCTGGGCGTGGGCATCCTCGTGATCCCCGCCCTGGCGGCCAAGTACTGGCTCGGCCAGCCCCTCGACTACAGCTGGTTCCGCGGGCGCTGGTCGCTGAAGATGTGGCTGTGGCTGCCGGCCGGCTTCGTGCTGGCCTACGTGTTCATGTGGCTGTACTTCCACGAGTGGACGCCGACGCTGCACCTGAGCTGGCCGCTGCCCCTGGAGGGCGACCGCACCGAGGCCCTCTGGCGGCTCTTCTGGGGTTGCAACTTCGTGGGCGTGTGGGACGAACTGGCGTTCATCAACTTCGTCTTCGTCCTGCTGGCGCGGCACTTCCGTTTCGGCGAGGCGAACCTGGCCCAGGCGGTGTTCTTCACCAGCTTCCTGCACGAGATGGCCTTCGTGGGCTGGGGGCCGGTCGTGATCTATGCCTTCGCGCTGGTCCAGGGCTTCACCTACCGCCGCACCGGCTCGCTGTTCTACATCGTGATCCTGCACCTGATGATCGATTCGATCCTGTTCTACATGATCGCCAACCGGTGGTATCCGGGCTGGGGGTGGCACCCGTGGTGA
- a CDS encoding S9 family peptidase, translating into MNRKRDVRAMIVLLVVLVAGLFLGNWQRADAMVPEDILAMRSVALLDVAPDGAFLLYGVGAWDESGRENLVTIFRRDLATGRDQLLFTPAEGARGPVVRPDGGAIAYVRGGESGDELWLMDTQGGERRLVAVVPGGLGALHWSPAGDALAWIAPRDGGDYEGETGHRVVADDLAYRHLGAGYREGRLDALHVIELADGAVRRIAGGPDAEPALDVRACSWSPDGTRLVFAAKRRADLGWNLNQDLWLVGRGGGEPGLLTTNPGEDASPVWHRPDRIAYTRATDPLWESAPRTVAELDPATGEVGGLTLHGADFGDWFRNFVMIDGVPHVLGARRGCLDLVRFGPDGPQVLTGGGHDFWSLKAAGRQVFLQGAGQTLPGAVFQVDLAEKRMPPHRARIVVDPNRDWRQRVGLVEPERFSLKVAGREIEGWIFMPEHVAPGQKVPTVLSIHGGPEWMYGGYFLPEFHILPRFGYAVVICNPTGSMGYGTAFMADVQGDWTGRPAREVLAVLDAMVDRGWADPERLALMGGSYGGFLGAALTTQTDRFAAAALDRMFGDAETFWGTTDEKWFPEWEFGGRPWDPQAVETYARNSPFARVGQVTTPTLLSHGLRDYRCLAAGPEMWFSALQARGVPSRFLRFESEGHGIRRADNQVFYANQLLNWFDEHVLGPVGPEGVAGDDPPGRHD; encoded by the coding sequence ATGAACCGCAAGCGTGACGTCCGCGCCATGATCGTGCTGCTGGTCGTGCTCGTGGCCGGGCTCTTCCTCGGCAACTGGCAGCGGGCCGACGCCATGGTGCCCGAGGACATCCTGGCCATGCGGTCGGTCGCGCTGCTGGACGTGGCCCCGGACGGCGCGTTCCTGCTCTACGGCGTGGGCGCTTGGGACGAGTCGGGGCGCGAGAACCTCGTCACGATCTTCCGTCGCGACCTGGCCACGGGACGCGACCAGCTCCTGTTCACGCCGGCCGAGGGGGCCCGCGGCCCGGTGGTGCGCCCGGACGGCGGCGCCATCGCCTACGTGCGTGGTGGCGAGTCCGGCGACGAGCTCTGGCTGATGGACACCCAGGGCGGCGAAAGGCGTCTCGTGGCCGTGGTGCCCGGCGGTCTGGGCGCCCTGCACTGGTCGCCGGCGGGCGATGCGCTGGCCTGGATCGCGCCGCGGGACGGCGGCGACTACGAGGGCGAAACCGGGCACCGGGTCGTGGCCGACGATCTGGCCTACCGCCACCTGGGCGCCGGCTACCGCGAGGGCCGCCTCGACGCCCTGCACGTGATCGAACTGGCCGACGGCGCCGTGCGCCGGATCGCCGGCGGTCCCGACGCCGAGCCGGCCCTCGACGTGCGTGCGTGTTCCTGGTCGCCCGACGGGACGCGCCTCGTGTTCGCGGCCAAGCGCCGGGCCGATCTGGGCTGGAACCTGAACCAGGACCTGTGGCTGGTCGGCCGGGGTGGCGGCGAGCCCGGGCTGCTGACGACGAATCCCGGCGAGGACGCGAGCCCGGTCTGGCACCGGCCCGACCGCATCGCCTACACGCGGGCCACCGATCCCCTGTGGGAGTCGGCGCCGCGCACGGTGGCCGAGCTCGATCCGGCCACGGGCGAGGTGGGCGGCCTCACCCTGCACGGCGCGGACTTCGGCGACTGGTTCCGGAACTTCGTCATGATCGACGGGGTGCCCCACGTGCTCGGCGCACGCCGGGGCTGCCTCGACCTGGTCCGGTTCGGGCCCGACGGCCCGCAGGTCCTGACCGGCGGCGGCCACGACTTCTGGTCGCTGAAGGCGGCGGGCCGGCAGGTCTTCCTGCAGGGCGCGGGCCAGACCCTGCCGGGGGCCGTCTTCCAGGTCGATCTGGCCGAGAAGCGCATGCCGCCCCACCGGGCGCGCATCGTCGTCGACCCGAATCGCGACTGGCGGCAGCGGGTGGGTCTCGTCGAGCCGGAGCGATTCAGCCTGAAGGTCGCGGGCCGCGAGATCGAGGGCTGGATCTTCATGCCCGAGCACGTGGCGCCGGGCCAGAAGGTGCCCACCGTGCTCAGCATCCACGGGGGTCCCGAATGGATGTACGGCGGCTACTTCCTGCCCGAGTTCCACATCCTGCCGCGCTTCGGCTACGCCGTGGTGATCTGCAACCCGACCGGCAGCATGGGCTACGGCACGGCGTTCATGGCCGACGTGCAGGGCGACTGGACCGGCCGCCCGGCGCGCGAGGTCCTCGCCGTGCTCGACGCGATGGTCGACCGCGGCTGGGCCGACCCGGAGCGGCTGGCGCTCATGGGCGGCAGCTACGGCGGCTTCCTCGGCGCGGCCCTCACGACCCAGACCGACCGCTTCGCCGCCGCGGCTCTCGACCGCATGTTCGGCGACGCGGAGACCTTCTGGGGCACGACCGACGAGAAGTGGTTCCCCGAATGGGAATTCGGCGGTCGGCCATGGGATCCGCAGGCCGTCGAGACCTACGCGCGCAACTCGCCCTTCGCCCGGGTGGGGCAGGTGACGACGCCGACCCTGCTCAGCCACGGCCTGCGCGACTACCGGTGCCTCGCGGCCGGACCGGAGATGTGGTTCTCGGCGCTGCAGGCCCGCGGCGTCCCGTCGCGGTTCCTCCGCTTCGAGTCCGAGGGCCACGGCATCCGGCGCGCCGACAATCAGGTCTTCTACGCCAACCAGCTGCTGAACTGGTTCGACGAGCACGTGCTCGGTCCGGTGGGACCGGAGGGCGTGGCCGGCGACGACCCCCCGGGACGCCATGATTGA
- a CDS encoding phosphodiester glycosidase family protein, giving the protein MVRTSAVACGLLLLGAGLALAGGPPEPVWRELEPGLEVGRFASPSRRPTPDGDLTVLRIDPGRFALKLITTAADDPVPGRDVVDWCAEHDLLAAVNAGMYQANRRTHVGYCKVEGRVVNGFANDYLSVAAFGPLDPADPPFRIFDLDEISLEDVAARYANVVQNLRLIKRARENRWQPDDDRWREAALAEDAAGRALIVYCRTSWSMQEFNEILLSLPLDVVAAQHLEGRSQARFHIAHPDHASGPGDVAPGPLLPNVLGVVRRAAPPAAGR; this is encoded by the coding sequence GTGGTGAGGACGTCCGCGGTCGCCTGCGGCCTGCTGCTGCTCGGCGCGGGCCTGGCCCTCGCCGGGGGGCCGCCCGAGCCCGTGTGGCGCGAACTGGAGCCCGGTCTCGAGGTGGGGCGCTTCGCCTCGCCGTCGCGCCGCCCGACGCCCGACGGCGACCTGACGGTGCTGCGCATCGACCCGGGCCGCTTCGCCCTGAAGCTGATCACCACCGCCGCCGACGACCCGGTGCCCGGCCGCGACGTGGTGGACTGGTGCGCCGAGCACGACCTGCTCGCCGCGGTGAACGCCGGCATGTACCAGGCCAACCGGCGCACCCACGTGGGCTACTGCAAGGTCGAGGGGCGGGTGGTCAACGGCTTCGCCAACGACTACCTGAGCGTGGCGGCGTTCGGGCCGCTCGATCCGGCCGACCCGCCCTTCCGCATCTTCGACCTGGACGAGATCTCCCTCGAGGACGTGGCGGCGCGCTACGCCAACGTGGTGCAGAACCTGCGGCTCATCAAGCGCGCGCGGGAGAACCGCTGGCAGCCGGACGACGATCGCTGGCGCGAGGCCGCCCTGGCCGAGGACGCCGCGGGCCGGGCCCTGATCGTGTACTGCCGCACCTCCTGGTCGATGCAGGAGTTCAACGAGATCCTGCTCTCCCTGCCCCTGGACGTGGTGGCGGCCCAGCACCTCGAGGGCCGCAGCCAGGCCCGCTTCCACATCGCCCATCCCGACCACGCAAGCGGCCCGGGCGACGTCGCGCCCGGGCCGTTGCTGCCCAACGTGCTGGGGGTCGTGCGGCGCGCGGCCCCGCCGGCGGCGGGCCGCTGA